Proteins encoded by one window of Arachis ipaensis cultivar K30076 chromosome B04, Araip1.1, whole genome shotgun sequence:
- the LOC107639480 gene encoding lactosylceramide 4-alpha-galactosyltransferase — translation MQLFITKRKNCNNKSMFDHRVLKHAMISIISLIIFSAIFFLIHVDTVIQHDDDSLHHPSSSSSSSKGIIPQKLKESHTEIKLEAGVVRSTTTLTVSHIALNSLQEGNHREVEIIDNDDDEERGNRLLVAPINVSESERISWFRGKMHEFKILKSDKLARQFHGRVLGFFGNNNGCEGQFFMTWISPATSFGSRELLSVQSVFKVHPKACLVILSRSLDSVRGYRVLKPVIDLGFKVQAITPDLSFLFKGTPAEYWFHQLRKGKKDPGEIPLFQNLSNLIRLSVLYKYGGVYLDTDFILLKPFTGLRNCIGAQSMDLGQKHWTRLNNAVLVFDMNHPLLLRFIKEFALTFDGNKWGHNGPYLVSRVVSKLGKKSGFNFTILPPMAFYPVDWNKIDGLFRKPKTRSESKWVEAKLVQLSGESYGVHLWNKQSGRLVIEEGSILGKLVSHNCVICKTLL, via the exons ATGCAGCTCTTCATCACAAAGAGAAAAAATTGTAACAATAAGAGCATGTTTGATCATAGGGTTCTTAAACATGCCATGATTTCTATCATATCTCTAATAATTTTCTCAGCCATATTTTTCCTTATTCATGTTGATACTGTTATCCAACATGATGATGATTCCCTTCAtcacccttcttcttcttcttcatcaagcAAAGGAATAATTCCTCAAAAGTTGAAAGAATCTCACACGGAGATAAAACTAGAAGCAGGGGTAGTAAGGTCAACAACAACTCTTACTGTGTCTCACATAGCTTTGAATTCACTGCAAGAAGGGAATCATAGAGAAGTTGAAATaattgataatgatgatgatgaagaaagaGGGAATAGACTACTGGTTGCTCCAATTAATGTGAGTGAATCAGAAAGGATTTCTTGGTTTAGAGGGAAGATGCATGAATTCAAGATTCTCAAGTCAGACAAACTTGCAAGGCAATTCCATGGCAGAGTTCTTGGATTCTTTGGTAATAATAATGGATGTGAGGGGCAGTTCTTCATGACATGGATTTCACCAGCGACTTCATTTGGGTCAAGGGAATTGTTGTCTGTTCAAAGTGTCTTCAAGGTACATCCCAAGGCTTGTTTGGTAATTTTGTCAAGAAGCTTGGATTCGGTTCGCGGGTATCGGGTTCTGAAACCGGTTATTGATCTCGGGTTCAAAGTCCAGGCAATCACCCCAGACTTGTCATTTCTGTTCAAGG GAACGCCAGCTGAATATTGGTTTCATCAATTGAGGAAAGGAAAGAAGGACCCTGGTGAGATCCCTTTGTTTCAGAATCTCTCTAATCTCATAAGACTCTCAGTGCTATACAAATATGGTGGTGTTTACTTAGACACTGATTTCATACTCCTTAAGCCTTTCACTGGGTTGAGGAACTGTATTGGTGCACAAAGCATGGATTTAGGTCAAAAGCACTGGACAAGACTAAACAATGCAGTTCTTGTATTTGATATGAACCATCCACTTTTGTTGAGATTCATTAAGGAGTTTGCATTGACTTTTGATGGGAACAAATGGGGGCATAATGGTCCTTACCTTGTTTCAAGGGTGGTTAGTAAATTGGGGAAGAAGTCAGGTTTCAATTTTACAATATTGCCTCCTATGGCATTTTATCCAGTGGATTGGAATAAGATTGATGGGCTTTTTAGGAAGCCCAAAACAAGAAGTGAatcaaaatgggttgaagcaaaATTGGTTCAGCTTAGTGGTGAGTCATATGGGGTCCACCTATGGAACAAGCAGAGTGGGAGATTGGTGATTGAAGAAGGAAGTATCTTGGGAAAACTCGTGTCTCATAATTGTGTCATTTGCAAAACTCTATTATAG